In one Polynucleobacter sp. JS-JIR-5-A7 genomic region, the following are encoded:
- a CDS encoding cation-translocating P-type ATPase produces MSTLKEMSSELFTLDIGGMTCASCVGRVEKALHQIPGVEAASVNLATEQARIRLNTSSPSNIAEVIAAVNKTGYEARLSNPHSSAEIKPSHSFWGSDGLGRVLLSFALSAPLILPMLLMPFGIHWALSPKWQLLLASPVQFWLGWRFYKSGFKALLSGVGNMDLLVAIGTSAAYGLSVSQMLTSPHAVHELYLEGSAVIICMVLLGKWLEARAKQQTSEAIRALQKLWPEHAKVLDPSIDIAEGVPLDQYRDLPLEQVFPKDRVLVLPGERIPVDGFILLGSSHVDESLLTGESEPVKKILGAKVIGGSLNGEGLLVVEAQAVGVESVLSQIISLVEDAQTQKAPIQKLVDQVSAIFVPSVIVIAIITGLVNWFYLDSASIAILRAVSVLVIACPCALGLATPAAIMAGTGIAARFGILIKDPQVLELAHRLSIVAFDKTGTLTIGKPRLLNIISFTDSVDEDAILASTAGLQLGSEHPLAKALLDGAKQKGVSPIPPLESKALAGIGISGKPSAGGWMGQSLCLQSIASLDANPHQADIIQKAQVCFDAGQTVSVLMNEATSSPIAIVAFGDELKPNAKEAIASLQQLHIRTVMLSGDNTAAANRVGQSIGIDEVFAQVMPSNKADIIQKLQSSQKDGDRHWVAMVGDGINDAPALATADVGMAMSTGTDVAMQAAGITLMRGDPTLVADAIDISKRTWRKIQQNLFWAFIFNSTGIPLAALGYLSPMLAGSAMALSSFCVLSNALLLKRWRPSHA; encoded by the coding sequence ATGAGCACCCTAAAAGAGATGAGTTCTGAGCTTTTTACCTTAGATATTGGTGGAATGACCTGTGCCTCTTGCGTAGGGCGGGTTGAAAAGGCGCTTCATCAGATCCCTGGAGTAGAAGCTGCCAGCGTCAATTTAGCAACTGAGCAAGCCAGAATTCGCCTCAATACATCATCCCCTAGCAACATTGCTGAGGTTATTGCGGCAGTGAATAAAACCGGTTATGAAGCGCGCTTGAGCAATCCCCACTCAAGTGCAGAGATAAAACCCTCGCATTCATTTTGGGGGTCAGATGGTCTGGGTAGAGTGTTACTGAGTTTTGCTTTATCAGCTCCACTCATCTTGCCAATGCTGTTGATGCCCTTTGGGATTCATTGGGCGCTATCTCCCAAATGGCAACTGCTCTTAGCAAGTCCAGTGCAATTTTGGCTTGGGTGGCGATTTTATAAGTCTGGTTTTAAAGCACTCCTGTCAGGCGTTGGCAATATGGATTTACTGGTTGCCATTGGGACAAGTGCTGCTTATGGTTTGAGCGTATCTCAAATGCTGACTTCACCGCATGCAGTTCATGAGCTCTATTTGGAGGGGTCTGCTGTCATTATTTGTATGGTGCTTCTAGGAAAATGGTTAGAGGCTCGTGCAAAGCAACAAACTAGTGAAGCGATACGGGCACTACAAAAACTTTGGCCAGAGCATGCAAAAGTCCTTGACCCTAGCATTGATATCGCAGAGGGTGTTCCACTCGACCAATATCGCGATCTCCCTCTAGAGCAGGTTTTCCCTAAAGACCGTGTATTGGTTTTACCTGGGGAGCGCATTCCTGTAGATGGCTTCATCTTGCTTGGATCTAGCCATGTAGATGAATCGCTCCTGACCGGAGAAAGTGAGCCAGTTAAAAAAATACTGGGTGCAAAAGTCATTGGTGGATCACTGAATGGCGAAGGCTTACTGGTGGTTGAGGCGCAAGCTGTTGGCGTAGAAAGTGTTCTTTCCCAAATCATTTCATTAGTAGAAGATGCGCAAACCCAAAAAGCGCCCATTCAAAAATTAGTAGATCAAGTCAGTGCAATCTTTGTACCGAGTGTGATTGTGATTGCCATCATCACTGGATTGGTAAATTGGTTTTACCTGGACTCTGCATCGATTGCCATACTAAGAGCAGTCTCTGTCCTAGTGATTGCCTGCCCTTGCGCTCTTGGCTTAGCAACACCTGCAGCCATCATGGCAGGAACTGGTATTGCAGCGCGCTTTGGTATTTTAATTAAAGACCCTCAAGTACTTGAGTTAGCACACCGCTTAAGTATTGTTGCGTTTGATAAAACAGGTACTCTCACGATTGGTAAACCCAGGCTTCTCAATATCATTTCATTTACTGATTCTGTAGATGAAGATGCCATCTTAGCGAGTACTGCAGGCTTACAATTGGGCAGCGAGCATCCCTTAGCTAAAGCCTTGCTAGATGGAGCTAAACAAAAAGGGGTCAGCCCAATACCACCCCTGGAAAGTAAGGCGCTAGCAGGTATTGGCATCAGCGGTAAACCGAGTGCTGGTGGTTGGATGGGTCAAAGCCTCTGCTTACAAAGTATTGCCTCACTAGATGCAAACCCACATCAAGCAGACATTATTCAAAAAGCACAAGTGTGTTTCGATGCAGGGCAGACTGTTTCTGTACTCATGAATGAAGCTACTTCGTCTCCGATTGCGATCGTTGCCTTTGGTGATGAACTCAAACCGAATGCCAAAGAGGCGATCGCTTCTTTACAGCAACTGCACATTCGTACCGTGATGCTCTCGGGTGATAACACTGCGGCAGCAAATCGCGTGGGTCAGTCCATCGGGATCGATGAAGTCTTTGCGCAGGTGATGCCAAGCAATAAAGCAGACATTATTCAGAAACTGCAATCCTCTCAAAAAGATGGTGATCGTCATTGGGTGGCGATGGTAGGTGATGGCATCAATGATGCTCCCGCTCTCGCAACAGCAGATGTTGGTATGGCCATGTCTACCGGTACCGATGTTGCGATGCAGGCTGCAGGTATTACTTTGATGCGCGGAGATCCGACTTTGGTGGCGGATGCCATTGATATCTCCAAGAGAACCTGGAGAAAGATTCAGCAAAACTTATTCTGGGCTTTTATCTTCAACTCCACCGGAATTCCGTTGGCAGCACTAGGCTATCTCTCACCAATGCTCGCCGGCAGTGCCATGGCACTCTCGAGCTTTTGCGTTCTGAGTAACGCCTTGCTCCTAAAACGCTGGCGTCCCTCTCACGCGTAA
- a CDS encoding DUF3047 domain-containing protein, producing MPKLLSLFFIVCIALALTACAGLGGGSVQNESGQAFNVAQIPAQDELPKFSAETPRDGMPNGWNFYRIAPYKKNTVYRLETYQGKTVLSANSKTSASGLAVKLRPRQANNLWLQWEWKALGALPDADNAESYQDDAPLRILVAFDGNKSKLSLKEKMTFEMANLISGQEMPYATLMYIWSGKSPIDTVITNAHTSRIKMIVVDSGWENLGNWHKHQRDLAADYRHAYGEAPGEVIGIALLTDTDNTKSETRAIYGDIELIRKIPK from the coding sequence ATGCCCAAGCTCCTTTCCCTTTTCTTCATTGTCTGCATTGCGCTGGCTCTAACGGCTTGCGCAGGGCTGGGTGGCGGATCAGTGCAAAATGAGTCAGGGCAGGCTTTTAATGTTGCTCAAATTCCTGCACAAGATGAGTTGCCAAAATTTTCGGCTGAGACTCCGCGCGATGGGATGCCTAATGGCTGGAATTTCTATCGGATTGCTCCTTATAAAAAGAATACGGTTTATCGCCTAGAAACTTACCAAGGCAAAACTGTTTTGAGTGCCAACTCCAAAACCTCTGCTTCAGGGTTGGCGGTGAAACTGCGCCCACGTCAAGCAAATAATTTATGGTTACAGTGGGAATGGAAGGCTTTAGGCGCTTTGCCTGATGCTGACAATGCTGAGAGTTATCAAGATGATGCGCCCTTAAGAATTTTGGTCGCCTTTGATGGCAATAAATCAAAACTTTCTTTAAAAGAAAAAATGACATTTGAGATGGCCAATCTCATTAGCGGTCAAGAAATGCCATACGCTACTTTGATGTATATCTGGTCAGGTAAGTCTCCTATCGACACGGTCATTACCAATGCGCATACCTCGCGTATCAAAATGATTGTGGTGGATTCTGGTTGGGAAAATTTAGGAAATTGGCACAAACATCAACGTGATCTTGCTGCTGATTACAGACATGCTTATGGTGAGGCTCCTGGTGAAGTCATTGGGATTGCCTTATTAACCGATACTGATAATACAAAGTCAGAAACACGCGCTATTTATGGCGATATTGAGCTCATTCGTAAAATCCCCAAATAA
- a CDS encoding glycosyltransferase family 39 protein, whose protein sequence is MRRQSPSSWAAICICIAAVVHFALGFAIEFSVDEAHYALYAQHLAWSYFDHPPLVGWIQWPLVALTSSEGIIRLIPELLWVLSCFLVYQVTLEVHHFIQGRNAGYLTSALPSSNTCGLMAVLAIIAAPMPHVLAIGLLPDSLLIPLSLVLLLMALRWLMKDHFSIADWLITGALLGLAGLSKYTAVFTAMALLLIFLSSPRKPWINKIGFWLAAIVALLLISPVLYWNWTHDWISFKYQVAHGAGSVWLWRRFGGYLAIQVVVYGPLLILGAYLFIKHCIHGTRLALLALLGFFVIPFVIFTSLSAGGGLPHWTSPAWFCLAPFAGIGLAKAWSTQRHQLIRILFIVQVVLCCIGFTYVLSGGMNSAAIKSNPIADLYGWKLAGQKAAELTQATKASGIVVQNWTLGSRTAWYAQPIPVFVLDERQDQFDLWFGQLPRGANIILINWSGMSFAPPLGKQSAFERCEALDTLEIMRFGQILSKFDFSLCSNWQGTGLAK, encoded by the coding sequence ATGCGCCGACAATCTCCCTCTAGCTGGGCTGCAATCTGCATCTGTATTGCAGCAGTGGTGCACTTTGCTCTAGGCTTTGCGATTGAATTCTCGGTTGATGAAGCGCATTACGCACTGTATGCACAGCATCTAGCGTGGAGCTATTTTGATCATCCGCCACTCGTTGGCTGGATTCAGTGGCCACTAGTAGCACTCACCTCCTCCGAAGGCATTATTCGATTGATCCCAGAGTTGCTCTGGGTACTTTCCTGTTTCTTGGTTTATCAAGTGACTTTGGAGGTGCATCACTTTATCCAAGGACGTAACGCTGGATATCTGACAAGTGCACTGCCATCGTCTAACACTTGCGGACTCATGGCAGTACTAGCCATCATTGCGGCACCAATGCCACATGTATTAGCAATTGGCTTGTTACCCGACAGCTTACTCATTCCGCTGAGTCTAGTTCTGCTGTTGATGGCACTACGCTGGTTAATGAAAGATCACTTCAGCATTGCTGATTGGCTTATCACTGGAGCATTACTTGGTTTAGCGGGACTCAGTAAATATACTGCCGTCTTTACTGCAATGGCATTGCTGCTGATTTTTTTAAGTAGCCCTAGAAAACCTTGGATTAACAAAATCGGTTTTTGGCTTGCTGCAATTGTTGCTCTTCTACTCATTAGTCCTGTTCTATATTGGAATTGGACTCATGACTGGATCTCATTTAAATATCAAGTAGCTCATGGAGCTGGCAGTGTTTGGCTCTGGCGCAGATTTGGTGGCTACCTGGCTATCCAAGTGGTGGTCTATGGACCCCTACTCATTTTAGGTGCCTACCTTTTTATTAAACATTGTATTCACGGCACCAGACTAGCTTTATTAGCCTTACTAGGATTCTTTGTGATTCCTTTTGTAATCTTTACAAGTCTCTCTGCTGGTGGCGGATTACCACACTGGACATCACCTGCATGGTTTTGTCTGGCGCCATTTGCAGGCATTGGCTTAGCAAAAGCATGGTCCACTCAACGCCATCAGCTCATTCGAATTTTATTCATCGTACAAGTTGTACTCTGTTGTATTGGATTTACCTATGTTCTGTCTGGTGGCATGAATTCAGCAGCTATCAAATCCAACCCGATTGCAGATCTCTATGGCTGGAAACTAGCAGGTCAAAAGGCTGCTGAATTAACGCAAGCAACAAAAGCGAGTGGGATCGTCGTGCAAAATTGGACTTTAGGTAGTCGCACCGCTTGGTATGCCCAACCGATTCCCGTGTTTGTTTTGGATGAACGTCAAGACCAGTTTGATCTCTGGTTTGGGCAATTGCCCCGTGGGGCAAACATCATCCTCATAAATTGGTCGGGAATGTCTTTTGC